From the genome of Parasteatoda tepidariorum isolate YZ-2023 chromosome X1, CAS_Ptep_4.0, whole genome shotgun sequence, one region includes:
- the LOC139427100 gene encoding uncharacterized protein, with amino-acid sequence MRVGSSTDVKSHEKLGHAGVADTLTDVRETFWIIKGRQRIKSIIFNCNLCKKFRAKPFTQDEAPFPPDRIKQAHPFEVTGIDYAGPLYVKSINGMKKAYILLFTCAVTRAVHLDLTEDLTTKTFLLAFRKFASRRGLCKKQYSDNAKTFKRVKIEINLLWKFLKDKEIQNYFATKNIEWNFIIERAAWWGGFWERLIKSTKICLRKILGRTSLTFTELEIIVIEVEAIINSRPLTFVYSDIEEPEPLTPGHFLIGRRLVALPQLRLNQLLANPI; translated from the exons ATGAGAGTGGGTTCGAGTACCGATGTAAA aagtcatgaaaaattagGACATGCAGGAGTTGCTGATACATTAACAGACGTTCGAGAAACCTTTTGGATTATTAAAGGAAGGCAAAGAATTAAGAGTATTATTTTCAACTGCAATCTTTGCAAGAAATTTCGAGCTAAGCCCTTTACCCAAGACGAAGCTCCTTTTCCTCCAGACCGCATTAAACAGGCTCATCCATTCGAAGTAACAGGAATCGACTATGCAGGTCCTCTTTATGTGAAGAGTATTAACGGGATGAAAAAAGCCTACATTTTGCTTTTTACCTGCGCTGTCACCAGAGCCGTCCATCTTGATCTCACTGAAGATCTGACTACAAAAACGTTCCTGCTTGCCTTTAGAAAATTTGCATCCCGCAGAGGACTTTGTAAAAAACAGTACTCTGACAACgcaaaaactttcaaaagagtaaaaattgagataaatttattgtggaaatttttaaaggacaaagaaattcagaattattttgcCACCAAAAACATAGAATGGAATTTCATCATTGAAAGAGCTGCCTGGTGGGGCGGATTCTGGGAAAGACTGataaaatctacaaaaatttGCCTTAGGAAAATATTGGGAAGAACATCTTTGACGTTTACGGAATTAGAGATCATAGTTATTGAAGTTGAAGCAATTATAAATTCCAGACCATTGACCTTTGTCTACAGTGATATTGAGGAACCTGAGCCGCTTACACCTGGACATTTCCTCATAGGCAGAAGGCTTGTTGCTCTCCCACAGCTTCGACTCAATCAACTTCTAGCAAATCCAATCTAG